aaatttgtttaattatacttaaacttttatattttaaatgatttttaacagacatgttaagaacattataataatctcttttataaaaaattagaattttttaacatgtaatgaattaaatataatttttttaaaacgcaaaaaattcaagataaaactaacgaaaatttggacctaaaaataaaattttgagctaatttattgtggcggaaccttttataatgttttaaacaagtatgtaaaaaattattaaaaaatttaaaattttaagtataattaaacaaattttaatttaacagggactaaaaacactagcggaaaattttatagggactaaaaaagtgtgatttatttttatagggactaaaaacaaaactgcagatatttataaggaccaaaaacttaattaaccctttttttttgtcaagtagactagtggctagaattcaccttataaggtgaataaatggggtatctggggttcgaaccccgacctctacatataataatgcattgtcctaccgaCTGACACAActcaaaccattttatttataaaataaaccaGTTAGCAACCTACAATTTAACCACCTCAGAtacttaattaatataaaaatactcATCAAATAACCACTCACACATCCATCTCTTGTGACACATTAAATAATCCATATTGAGCTAATTTTACATGTCTTAAAAGTGAGACAAGGCATGAATCTCACAATCATTGCCCCTTTTAGGAACAGATACAACAACATGGGAGGGTTAGTGATATTGATATGCATGATTTTTTCATGGATATTCTTACATAGATGGAGTCAAAGGAACAAAAAAGGACCCAAAACTTGGCCATTTCTTGGAGCTGCAATTGAACAATTGATGAACTATGATAGAATGCATGATTGGCTTGTCCAATATTTTTCCATGTCCAAAACTGTTGTTGTCCCCATGCCGTTCACAACTTATACATACATTGCTGATCCTGTTAATGTTGAACATGTTCTTAAGACCAACTTCAGTAATTACCCAAAAgtaatcgtttttttttttttttcttcacttcaATAGCCCTTATTGATTTCAATAGCATGTTTGAATTCATGTTTAACGttaattttccttttacttGCATTATATTAATTCTTTTGATGAAAATACATTTGATTATGAATGCAGGGTGAAGTGTTCCATTCATATATGGAAGTTCTACTAGGACATGGGATATTTAATGTTGATGGAGAGCTTTGGAAGAGACAAAGGAAAACTGCGAGCTTAGAATTTGCATCAAGAAATTTGAGGGATTTTAGCACCAAAGTTTTCAAAGAATATGCTTTAAAACTCTCAACCATTTTAAGTCAATCATCTTTTCTCAACCAACAAATAGACATGCAGGTATTACAAATACAAACATTCTCGATGCTTATAATTTGGTTTAAACGCACTTTTGATTTCCCTATATTAACTGAATTTTTAGGAGTTATTGATGAGAATGACATTAGACTCCATATGCAAAGTTGGTTTTGGAGTGGAAATTGGAACATTGAATCCTAACTCACCAAACAATTCTTTTGCTCAAGCTTTTGATACTGCTAATATAATTGTAACACTTCGCTTCATTGATCCCTTAtggaaaattaagaaaattctAAATCTTGGCTCAGAAGCACAACTTGGTAAGAGCATCAAAATCATTGATGATTTTACTTACTCTGTAATAAGAAGAAGGAAGGCAGAGATAGAGGATGCTAAAAAGAATGGCCAACAAAATCAGGTACTATATATCAACATTATAGTTCTACATTGTAGTTATGGTTACGATGTGAACCTTAATATTACGCCAAAATGCTAGCAATTTAGAACTATGCAACTAAACCAATTATGTAAGGACCTCTAAAAGTTATGTATTGTGATTGTAATTACGGTCGCATACCACAATTTAGAACTATGCAACTAAACCAATTATTGGTGTTCAAAATCTAAGCTTACATACATATTAACTGGTGTTTTGAGAACCAGACGAGCTGGATCAACTAGTTGAGTTCGTAACTGGTCAATAAGTAGATTGACCAACCGCGATCAATTCTCAGTATCTTAAAACATGGTTCAACAACAATTAGTTCAACTAGttctttttaaaacatttatattaACATATAACTcttatcttataaaaaaacagatgaaaaatgatatattatcaAGATTCATTGAATTGGGAGAAAACCATGCAACTGACAAAAGTTTAAGAGACGTTGTTTTGAACTTTGTGGTTGCTGGTAGAGACACAACTGCAACAACTCTATCATGGGCTATATATATGGTGATGACACATTCCCATGTTGCTCAAAAACTTTACTTGGAGCTCAAAACTTTTGAGGAGAATCAAGCAAAGGAAGAGAATGTTACCTTGCCTCAGTATGATGATAAAGATGACCCtaaattattcaatcaaagagtTGTACAATTTTCAAAGTTATTGAATAAAGATTCACTAGAGAAGTTGCATTATTTGCATGCAGTCATAACTGAGACACTAAGATTGTATCCTGCGGTTCCTCAGGTATGCATTTTTTGGATCTAAATATGGTAGTTTtgtaatgaaaattgaaaacatgaAACATAATCTCTGTTAGAACAGTAACCAGtaacaaaagattaaataagAGAACGAAAGAAAAAGACAATGAACACACGATATTTGTTACCGCAGTTCGGCCAATTTTGTCTACCTCTGCGGCTATAGAGCAGCtataattccatttttattaCTGTGATAAGAATTAGGGTTTCGGTGTTACAAGTTGTGTATATAGTACTACTACGATCAGTTTACATATAGATGCTAAAAATGTTGTTTTAAATACATCAATAACTTAACTAATAATGTTTTTGTGCaaatatcaattgttgattgaagGATCCCAAGGGTGTGATAGAGGATGATGTGTTGCCAGATGGTACCAAAATAAAAGCAGGAGGGATGGTAACTTATGTTCCATATTCAATGGGAAGAATGGAGTATAACTGGGGGCCTGATGCAGCTTCATTTAAACCTGAGAGATGGTTTAAAGATGGTGTTCTTAAGAATGAATCTCCATTCAAATTCACAGCATTCCAAGTAAATAATTtaacctatattttttttgttaaccttggatttttggttattttattttttatcgtGCTTCCAGGAATCAAACTCAGATTCTTTTTATTGGGAGAGAGAGTCATGTTCTCAATTCTCTACCATATTGATAGTTAACATATTGCAAATTTTGAACCAAGATGTGAAATTATcgaacacctaatttttttatttttattttttcattttgatttcacAGGCAGGGCCAAGGATATGTCTTGGTAAGGATTCTGCATATCTTCAAATGAGGATGGTGTTGGCTATTTTGTGCAGATTTTACAAGTTCAATTTGGTGCCTGATCATCAAGTGAAATATAGAATGATGACTATTTTATCAATGGCACATGGATTAAGGGTTACCGTTGAGAAACGTTCTTGAGATGTTTTGCTTGGTTATATTATAATTCAACTAGTGACTCATTGATTCAATTAGTAACAGATGTTGAATAATGACCTAAGAACTTCTtgtgaattatatttttatacataaaaaatgtagTTCTAAATCATAATGgtttgatttataattttgttgtcTTTCTCTACATTTTAACTAATAAACTAcctccatatatatataatactaatcTATTCTTGTattgttgataaaataaatatttatgataCATGTTTATATGAGAGTAATGTTTTAATACTTGATTACCTCGTAACTAAAGATGTACATTtcatgcttataaaaaaaactatgtgcATTTCATAAAGCCTTTTGACACAACAGAAGACatgatgaaaaaagaaattaaaaattaatatgggtaaacataattattataaatatagatattggCAAGCTTAATTGTGCATCTACTTACATCAACTCTTAAAGTTAAATCTCTAGCTTTAAGTTCCACCAAAAAAAACTCTAACTTTAAGGGTTAGATAGgacaaaaaaattggaaaaaaaatgaaataaacatatttgaaattaataataatcatacaaaaatcatccaaatgaaaaccaaataaaaaatgttcaaaCACCAAGATGATGCATGATAATTGTTGTCTGCATGAGAGTTGCTAAGAGTGGACCTTCAGCTATGAGATTGATCGAAGATTCATCCTTTGATGATGAGGAACATTCCCTTGCAGTGAGTGAGTCATTCCAAAAGGGTggaaaaagtttcaaaaaaattaaaaattggggACCATACGGAGTAGaatacaataattttaaaagatttaaagGGTACAATACTATAGCGGTTCAGTTTGGATGggtttttggtaaaaaaatgtttgaaccAATGAAATCTTTATCGATTCAGTTTGGTTtagtttttaatgtttttcaaaaaagaaaccaaaccaaactggttggtttggatcggttcggttgaaaatacaattaaaaaattcatattttaacaaatttgtatttcatgcatacaaacatactCAAATATTTCATAGAACTTTGTTTTCTAGGTTCTCTGTTTTTTCAAACTACTTTCTATAACTAACATGAAAAAACTAACAAGAGATGGACGATCCCAACGACGGTGAGCAACGATGAGTTAGGTATGACTGGCGGCTAGTGTTCTTTTTTGGTATAAACGAAATAGAGTGTGAGTGATGAGAGAAAGTGAATGAAGTAAGAAGTGTTTTATGTTGGACTTTAGTTTTGAGCTTAATCATAAGTGCATGTGAGGAGAGATAATATTACTAAAATGGGAAGTGAGGTTAGCATCGGTTCGATTTATCGGATCTTGggatcttaaaataaaaaactaagaaccgaaccaaactaacTCGATTTaagttggttcggttcggttttgaaccaaaccaaacctaaTAAGGTCGGATACTTTTTCAGTTTGGTTCGTTTTGAATTTTTGGTTTCATCAGTTGTCTCAACCACTTACACCCCCTAAAAATGGTGTTGTTTGTTTCATTTGGTGTAATTCAACATATTATTGTAGTATGCTAGactaacaaattttgtttatggTTACTACCTAAATTTAGGTAACTATTACAACATGAGGTTAAGATTTGGAAGTTGCTAAATTTtccaattatttcttaaaacaaCTTTAACAGACTTGAAGAAAATTTGTATATATAATCACTTCCATATACCTCTACCTCTACAAtataaaccaaaaaaacatttccacttcttatctctttttttcattcattcGAAGTTTGTCAAGAATATTTAACTACATCATGGTATCGAAGGGTCCCACTTTCATCCTATGGCATTTTGTTCTGGCCGTTGTGATTACCATATTTTTCACTTCAAAATTTAGTTTTGCCAAACAAACCAAGTTAATGGGATTGAAAATGAACATGATTGATCGATGTTGGAGACCAAATCCTGAATGGAGAAAACATAGACAACAACTAGCGACTTGCTCGGTAGGCTATGCTGGAAAGATGACAAACAACATTGGTAAGGGTATCATCCAATATAAAGTTACTGACCCAAATGATGATCCTATAAATCCTCAACCTGGTACGTTGAGATATGGAGCTTCTGTAATTCAAGGTAAAGTGTGGATCACATTCAAAAAAGACATGAACATTAAACTCATCAAGTCCCTTCTCATCAGCAGTTTCACAACAATTGATGGTCGCGGAGTCAATGTGCACATTGCTGATAATGCATGCTTAATGATATTCAAGGTAATCACCAAATACAATTAATTACGCTTTAAATGaaagttattagaaagaaaaaaatatatattggcaaaaaaaaatctctctaAATTTAGTGATGTATTTGGAGAGGAACTTCACATTTTTCCtctcaaaatttattttgctaATTGTAGCTATACGGAATTCTATTTCATGAATTAGTAACAAGTATTTATTTTATAGGCCACCAACATTATCATTCATAGCATTCGAATTCATCATTGCAAAGCTCAAACACCGGGGATGGTGATGGGGCCAAATGGGAAGGTGATTTCTTTGGGGCAAGTAGATGGAGATGCAATTAGACTGGTCACCGCTTCTAAAATTTGGATTGATCATAATACACTTTATGATTGTGAAGATGGTCTTCTTGATGTCACACGAGGTTCTACTAATGTGACTGTTTCCA
Above is a genomic segment from Medicago truncatula cultivar Jemalong A17 chromosome 5, MtrunA17r5.0-ANR, whole genome shotgun sequence containing:
- the LOC11408642 gene encoding cytochrome P450 704B1, which produces MNLTIIAPFRNRYNNMGGLVILICMIFSWIFLHRWSQRNKKGPKTWPFLGAAIEQLMNYDRMHDWLVQYFSMSKTVVVPMPFTTYTYIADPVNVEHVLKTNFSNYPKGEVFHSYMEVLLGHGIFNVDGELWKRQRKTASLEFASRNLRDFSTKVFKEYALKLSTILSQSSFLNQQIDMQELLMRMTLDSICKVGFGVEIGTLNPNSPNNSFAQAFDTANIIVTLRFIDPLWKIKKILNLGSEAQLGKSIKIIDDFTYSVIRRRKAEIEDAKKNGQQNQMKNDILSRFIELGENHATDKSLRDVVLNFVVAGRDTTATTLSWAIYMVMTHSHVAQKLYLELKTFEENQAKEENVTLPQYDDKDDPKLFNQRVVQFSKLLNKDSLEKLHYLHAVITETLRLYPAVPQDPKGVIEDDVLPDGTKIKAGGMVTYVPYSMGRMEYNWGPDAASFKPERWFKDGVLKNESPFKFTAFQAGPRICLGKDSAYLQMRMVLAILCRFYKFNLVPDHQVKYRMMTILSMAHGLRVTVEKRS